DNA from Triplophysa dalaica isolate WHDGS20190420 chromosome 21, ASM1584641v1, whole genome shotgun sequence:
GGGCCAACTGCAAATCCACGAGTGAGCTCACGTTGAACACCATTTTGGGAATGCCTTTGTTGCTGAGCTGGTTGTAGTTAAGTCTCACAAAGGCCAGGTTTGCGAAATCCTTGAAATAGTCATTTGGAATCTCCTCGATGTTATTTCGGTCTAGGAACAGTTGAAAGATATTGTTTGGTATATTAGTGGGCATCTTCCTGAGGATGTTATGTGCCAGGTTAAGCTGAATCAAGTTCTTGAGATCTTTGAAGATGTTCTTGCCCAGGCTGCTATCACTAATCCGGTTTTGATGCATGTCCAGAAGAGCAAGGTGCTCCATCTTGCTGAATGCCCCGGCAGGAATCTTTGAGATCTGGTTGTGGCTGAGTCTAAGCTGCTCCAGGCCGGCCGGCAGATCATTAGGGACTTCCTTCAGTTCGTTCCTCTCCATATAAAGGTAAAGCAGATTTGGCAGCTTCTCAAAAACTTGTTTCTGCACCGAACGGATGCGGTTGTTCCCCAGATTTATCCACTTAAGATCACTGCAGTTGTTGAAGGGCTCTGCAGATACTGTGTCAATGTAATTGTTCTGTAGGTACAGATAGTGGGTACGGGCCGGGATGATCGGAACCTTCCGGAGGTTACGGCTTTCACAGTACAGGGCATTGGGGTAAGACGGTGGACAGAAACATTCTCTGGGGCAATCTGGGAATTCGGAGGGAGGGCCTAGAATTGGAGGAGGGAAATCGGTGGGTTCCTGGGGCTCTGGTTTTGGGGCAGGAGAAGAAGGTTTTTTGGGAGCAGGAGGCTTCTTGGTGGTGGGTGGCCGGACGGGCTTTGGTTTAGGCCTTCGCTGGCCCCAGACATCTGTTATCATAAGAAGGATAAGAAGAGAGCAGTATGCAAGCCCAGCTTTCATGGTCctagaaagaaataaagctttGTTTTACTTGATCGTGAGCTAATAgttcataataataatcattgaaaaaatgaataaaa
Protein-coding regions in this window:
- the prelp gene encoding prolargin; protein product: MKAGLAYCSLLILLMITDVWGQRRPKPKPVRPPTTKKPPAPKKPSSPAPKPEPQEPTDFPPPILGPPSEFPDCPRECFCPPSYPNALYCESRNLRKVPIIPARTHYLYLQNNYIDTVSAEPFNNCSDLKWINLGNNRIRSVQKQVFEKLPNLLYLYMERNELKEVPNDLPAGLEQLRLSHNQISKIPAGAFSKMEHLALLDMHQNRISDSSLGKNIFKDLKNLIQLNLAHNILRKMPTNIPNNIFQLFLDRNNIEEIPNDYFKDFANLAFVRLNYNQLSNKGIPKMVFNVSSLVDLQLAHNQLTTVPLFSSELEQLHLNHNSIESVNGTEICPSNSHNPHDENGVPRLRYLRLDGNHLSPPVPLDVIMCFRHLHAIEI